TTTCATAGGTGAGCACCTCCCATAGGCAAATGTAAATGTTTGGCTCTTGGAGAAATTTCTGATAAGATTCTATTATATCATAGAATCACAGAAGTGTTGGAAGGGACTTTAAAGATCTGGTCCAACCATCTGTCTTAAATACTCTCTgtaacaggggtccccaacccctgggctgcggcctgttaggaacagggccgcacagcaggaggtgagcggctgAGCGGCGGCGagcgagggaagcttcatctgccgctccctatagctccccatcactcgcattaccgcccgaaccatccccctcccccctcccccctcccccttccccagtctgtggaaaacttgtcttccatgaaaccggtccctggtgccaaaaatgttggggactgctgctctatAATACTAGCAACTCTGAACAAATTGCTTTCCGGCAACTGCTTGAACACCTCCAATAACAACGAACTCATTATCTCTCAAATTAGTCCCCGTCTGTTTTCTGACAGCTCTGTTAGAAATAGCTTCCTTATTTTCAGCTGTAATTTGTCTCCCTATAACTTCCACCTGCTGGGACTCACAAACAAATCTAATTGCTTTTGAACTAGCAGAACTACACTCTCATGACTCCCAGGTCCCATTGATGTTACTTGGTTGCTGATAACAACCATGATAGATACAAAGTTTTCTGAGAGTCTAGCTCCATATGAACATCTGCTCCACATTTCCCCAAATTTCTCACTCATTCTCCTTTACAAGTTGCTCCTGAGCTATGATTTTACTAAGCTCTTCATGCTCTCAGACATGAACTGAGAggaatgagattttaaaaaaaattttttttttttttttacctgatgCTCTTGCTTTTCCTCTTGTTGCTTCAGTTCCACATCTGGCTTTGGTCTGAATGTTTGCCTTCTGTCACAGCCCCTGTTGCCCTTTGATATCAGCCTGGGAGGAGCAGGAACTCTGCCAGACTCCCCTAGTCTTCATAACATTGACCCCTGAGGAAGGCTGATAAGGACTCAAAAAAAGCCTATGACAGGGCAGATTGGCAGGCCAGGGTCTGACCTCTGGGAGAGAATGAAGTATCAGTGGGAAAATTCAGGGGTTTTCAAAGTGAGGGGCCAAAGCTAAAACGTCCCTCCTCTAAAGGGCTGAGTGTTATTTCTATACATCATACAAGCATCTCCTGTCCCGGTTAATTTCATTTCAAAGctctacatttattttaaattaagctgTCCTGTACATATGAACAGGACATATGAACAATATTAACCTATGCTATCACCTTCCAAACTGTCTGTTCTAtttacttttattctctttttcctacTTTTCCTCTTAGTTGGACACAAGACCCAGCCTAGAAAAATACTCTTTGGTGAAGGTTTGGCTACCCCTGGGTGAGAGGATTACAGATGATTTTTcattgaatttcttttcctttcctttttttctttaacttttctgtattttctaaatggtCTACAATGAACATCAATTGTTTgcgtaatttaaaaaaacaattaagtgaaaaaaaataaacaggtaagAGACAGTTATCTCTTTTGGGGATGCTGGTTAAACTGGAACAAGTGAATATTTGCCACCAattattgatgatgatgatgaaccTATAAATGTTAACTTACaaggaaaaagggtctttgcagatgtgattaagaaaggatgttgagggcttccctggtggcgcagtggttgagaatccgcctggcgatgcaggggacacgggttcgtgcccgggtccgggaagatcccacgtgccgcggagcggctggacccgtgagccatggccgctgagcctgcgcgtccggagcctgtgctccgcaacgggagacgccacaacagtgagaggcccgcgtaccacaaaaaaaaaaaaaaaaaaaaaaaaggatgttgagatgtgggccctaaatccaatcacAAGTGTTCTCCTAAGAATTCAGTAGaggtacttccctggcggtccagtggttaagacttcgtcttccaatgcagggggtgcgggttcgatccctggtcagggagctaagatcccacatgcctcgcggccaaaaaaccaaaaacataaaacagaagcaatattgtaacaaattcaacaaagacttgaaaaaatggtccacatcaaaaaaaatattaaaaaaaaagaatgaggtagagagAGATTTGATACCTACAAAAGAGAAGGGGGcaatgtgaccacagaggcagagattagagtgatgtggccacaagtgAGGGAATGCCGGCAGGAacaggaagctggaagaggcacaAAATGTATTCTCCCCTAGAGCGTCTGAGGGGAGCACAgcccctgctgacaccttgatttctgccCTCGTATGTCAGACTTCTGgctgtgagagaataaaattttgttttaaacaaccaaggttgtggtaatttgttactgcagccacaggaaactaacatACTTCTCTCCCCATAAGTCAAACCATCATACAACTCTTTGTTTCTACTCCAATTTGCTTATGATGAAATGGCATTCTGAAATAGGTTTCTGAATACCCCCtcgggttttttgtttgtttgttttttgttttttgtggtatgcaggcctccctctgctgtggcctctcccgccgcggagcacaggctccggacgcgcaggcccagcggccatggctcacgggcccagccgctccgcggcatgtgggatcctcccagaccggggcgcgaaccaggttcccctgcatcggcaggcggacgcgcaaccactgcgccaccagggaagccccgggtttttttttttaactgaggttaCTGTTCCTATGAAGTTCTGCTTTGCTGGCATGACACTTTGTACCTGTCTGGCTCAAAAGTTATTTCCAGGATAGGAGGCAGAATACATACTATGACGAATAATCAGCACAGCAACATAGTAAACTGAAAAGGTCTGCTCTCAGCTTCAACTTTAACCCTTTTTCTCTCATGTCATTTCCAAATTCAGTCacacttttatttcattcaattttaaaatttattattattattattttcttatttcttggccgtgccacgcggcatttgggatcctagttccccaaccagggatcgaacccgcgccccctgcagtggaagcacagagtctcaaccactggaccgccagggaagtccccagtctcatctttagttcttctatctACCTTAATTCTCAGCTTCACTCTCACACTGAAATCCTTCTGATAGCACTTACttttagaaagattaaaaggACCGTCATTTACTGGACATATGCATTTGGGCACAAGGGACCAAGCTGGCAGTGTGGCACATGATACGGAACCTGAGATTACATGGCCAGTTAAGTGGAAGAGCTGGCATGCAAAGCCAGGTCTGTTTAATACAAATGCTCCTACTCCTTCCACTGCCTTTCAAGTTTGGGATTCTGGATTGCTTTGGAGTCTTCAAAATCTGAAATCTACCTAAGtacctcctttttccttcccaatcAACAGGAAGGACATTTTTTGGGCAGAAGAACTAGGAACTGTATTGTCTTCTCCTTCTTATTCTTTAATGTACTATTAGGGATcagatcaggagaaggaaggataaTGTGAAAGATGAGCAAAGAgggcttctcttccttcttcagaGTTCCTTAGTTAAGTCCTCTGGCTATGAATAGTACGTTATCGGGCCAGGGAGGAGCTCACATTCTGGCTCTGATACCTCAGAGCAAATGTCCATGATACAAAGCAACTTGAAATCAGTAGCTtgtacagtgatttttttctagctCTTGGGAAAATGATCTGGCCACACTGCTGACAGTTGGCTAAGAACTAGAGCTCccaatttatttgtgtttattcacCGAGCATTTCAATTTATCAGCAGAGATAGGTATAGCACAGCTTTCCTGGTCAGTAGACACAAACTGCCAAATACCAGCCTCCATCTCACTCTCAATTCATTTGTCAAGATGATTTGGCCAGAATAGCAGACTAGATAGCATGGTGACCAAGAGTGACAGTGCTGGTTCTACCACGCCACCACCTGACTCTGGGTAAGTctcctttcattcattctctcattcagtCAGCTGTTTTTTTTAAGCACCAAGGGCCTTGAAATCCTAGCTCTAGCACTTTTTAGCTTAGAAAGCTTCGTTAAGATAATCCAAACCTCACATTCCTTctttgtaaagtggagataataatagtgccttCTCCATACAGTTCTTGTGAGAATGAAGTGCGATGATGTATATAAAAAggttagcatggtgcctggcatatgaCGTCAGCTTTTCATTCAATAATCAGTTACTAAGCACTTACTGTGTTCTGAACATGGTACTATGTCCTGGGGCCACCCATCATTTCCACCATTTAGTGACTGCCTTCTTTGGGCCAGATCTGCAACTTTGATGATCTCAAATTGTCCTCGTGACAACTTATAACACATGCATTATTACTGtcttataaatgaagaaactgagttcaGGGAAGTAAAGCTGAAGATTACACacctagtaagtagcagagctgggatttggactCCTATCTATCTGATTCCAAAACCCATTTACTATCATTCTGCCGTGCAGCCTTTACTGTTAGCAAGAAGAATAAGACACATGTCCTGTTCACAACCTAGAGGGGGAAAACGTGTATTAAAGAACTCATTGCAATACAACATATGCGATAACACCAGGTATTATCGCATTGTTCTCATTCAGTTCTCATAAcagctctgtgaggtaggtactgtcaTTATTCCcttttcacagatggggaaactgaggaacagagagttTATGGTGCTTGCAAATACTATAGTCCATATGCATGACCACTACACTCTAGTGCCATTCTGGAGAGCTAGAAACATGAACAGTGTGCTTGGGGTGTTCTAAGGACTGACAGTGACTATGCTTGTGAGAACAAGATAAGATTTCATAAATGAGATGGTATGTGAGCTGAAACCTGCAAGTAATGCACCAAgttgagggcttccttggtggtgcagtggttaagaatacgcctgccaatgcaggggacatgggttcaagccctggtccgggaagatcccacatgccgcggagcgactaagcccgtgcgccacaactactgagcccgcgtgctgcaactactgaagcctgcgcgcctagagcccgtgttccgcaacaagagaagccaccgcaatgggaagcctgcgcaccgcaacaaagagtagcccccactcgccgcaactagaaagcccgcgcacggcaacgcagccaaaaataaaataaataaaatacattaaaaaaggaCTAACCTCATTTCCataaagacaagcaaaaaaaacttaccataaaaaaaaaagagtgcaccAGGTTGAGAAAGGGCGatggaaaaggaaggggaaaaccaggcagaggaaacagcacttGCAAAGGCCCATTCTCTTCACTGTCTAAAGTCTATCCTCAAAGTACAATGGGGGTCCTTCATAGGTCTGGTACAGAGGACattccatttttctccatttatttcctcATATCTTTCTCCCCATCCCTATCTGACACTCATCACATTCCTCCTGCTGTCCTTCATATGCCACCTCTCCATTTCTTACTAGCTCTCACCTGGACCATTGCAATCACTTGGCAATAGCTTCCCCTTCTTTCACTCTGCCTTCCTTCAATCTACTTAAAAACACAGTTGCATATTGAGTTTTCAGCTCTGATCACCCATCTCCTCAGACTCTGAAATCTTTAAATCTCCCTCTTTCTCCAGAGTAGTCTAAACTACATAGCCAGCAAGCCACTATCTTTAACAAAGTCTTGCACTGTCTTTCAAATCTCTTATCACCCCCTTTCTTTACGCTAACACTGGTCCTCAAACTTTGGTGTGAATCAGAATCTCCCCTGGggtacttattaaaaatatacacgCCTGGCTTCCAACTCCAGATTCAACCTTAATGATTCTGTAAGTCTGGATTGTGGGAGTTTGTCGTTTGGTTTTGATGCTGGGGGACATCTATGTTGTTAAGTTTCCTCCTGGTATTTCCAACTCACTGAATTTTGGAAAACACTACACCAGTTTCAACTTTACCTAAATTTGGTAAGCTCCCCTatgctttctcatttaattcgggagttaaattattttctcccagaatCTCCTAATTCTCAAATCCAACGCATCTTTCAAGGCCCAGATCAAATGCCACCTCTCGCAGGAagtctttcttgctctctttcgCAGTTCTTTGATATTTAGTGGCACGTCTTGCTTATTCAGGAAGCGTCCAAGCCCCTGACAAGCCAATGAGTTTCTCCTGGACGGGGAGAGAGGGACACATTCATCAAAGTCCACCCCAACCCCTAGCCCTCAGGCGGGAATTCGGCGCAAGCACGGAACTGTCCGAACACTGACTGAATCGATAGTTCTTCCTAGAAAGCCAGGGCACACACACCCTCTACAGCCCGCCTCAGATGCCCTTCCCCAGTTGTGAAACGAGGCACCAGCAAAACCACTCCGGATGACAGTCTCCCCAAGGTCGGAGATCAGGGAATTGGAGGGCGGGCGGGGACTACTCAGGGTCTAGCTTTTAACTTTGAGGACGTAGCCCGCCACGCCAAGAAGAGACGACAAAGGCGCCTGCGCCTTCCGGCCCGCTCCCACCCCCGACCCCGGCGTTCGCCTAGCCCTCCGATTGGCTGCTCCTCGTACCAGCAGAGCCTCAGGGCTGCGGCCCACGTGGTCCACTGGCCGTCGCGGGATTGGTTGCCCGGATCGGGCTGCTACGGCAGCCGGCGGGGTAGCGAGGTGGAGCAGTGGGAAGCCCCAAGCCGGTACCTCTGGGGCTGAGCGGCGGCGGGTGGGCTGCGGTCAGCCTCAGCAGGCCTGGGCAGGCCTCCTGAGAGTCTAGGGCTTAAGAGTTTTGGAGGGTTCGCAAAGCGGGCTGCGGACCCCCTGCCTGAGGCTTTGGTTTGTGCCCTGGATCCGGCCTTGTGTTTCCCCAGAAGGATGGCGTCTCCGTCTTTCCTGAAGTTGGTGGGGTTTGgacgttattattattatcagcagtagtattgttattgttgttactattatcGTTTTGAGGATACACCGTGTATAAGTATTGGTGGTCCTGCGCAGGGCGCCATGCAGAATGCCATGAGTTAGAAGCTGGAGGACGGAGGGCTTAGAGATGCTTGAGGGACGTCCTTAACCTACGTGAAATGTTGGAGGTAAGTCGGCTTTATAAACTGTGCTGATGCTTGTATAATCCAGGCGCTTAGGGTTTAGTAGGGAGGGTCGTTCACTGACTGAATTAAACTCTCGCTTATTGAGCCGCCTTGTGTGTCCCAGGCATCATTCTGAGTGTAATGGATGCAAAGGCCAGTAAGAAGAAgtcctggttcttttttttttttttttttttttttttttatttaacagagTCATGTCTCTCACTTTACTAATTCTCAAAATATATGGTTCcattttacatacatacacaaacacttTTAAACATAAATACCAAATTCAAGAGAATCAGATGGGTAGATAAATTTAGGAAGCCAAGAGCACAGAAGAAAAGGCCAGTCACCAGATTTTACAAATGATCATCTGAACTCCTTCTCTGGACATTCAACTTGATATATTACCCTAAATATCCCATGTCACATGGTCCACAAGGTCTTCCTTTAGGATTCGGAAGCAATCAATAGCCATACTTATCATTAAGATGGGTCCTGCCATCTCCACTTTGGCCTTCAGGTGGGACCCACACACAGTCATCTGGATCATCTTCTGGATAGTTGGAGGAAAGTGTCAGTGGAAGTTTGCCTAGACCAGGAGCTTGCTTTTTCTTCAATTCATCTCTGCTTTTCTCATATTCATTTTTTGATGCTGAGCGTTCCTCACACGATGCAGCTGTCTCTCTAATCTCTTGGTaacctttattctgttccacttgGCCGAGTTGAGACATGTTTtcatgattttttgtttctttagaacATGTGAAATCTGTGGGAGGACCTGCTTCCTGCACTGCTCCTTCTGGCTCTATCTCCTGCTGTAGCCTACTGCTTCCCgcctccattttctccttttcatgctcctccttttctttctcctcttgctcttcctcctcttgctcttcctcctcctcctcctcctcctcctcttctatAGGCTCATCCTTCATTCTCATTAGAGTTGGAGGGAGTTCTGGGCACTTGGGGGGTAACTTCCCTATTGTTCCACTTCTTAATTTGAATTTGCTTCCTCCTTTCATGGCACCAAAGAGAGGCAGTGTAAGCTTTTTAgctttgttttctccatctgtagcctgactttcagttttttttagtTCTGGAATCTCTGCTGGCTTTACAATTTTTATCAACCCTTTAAGTCTCTGTTGTTCTTTTCTCAGTTCAGAAGTTCTCAGGTGAAGTTTTCTTCCGAGACACACCATTCTAATGCATTCCCTGATTTCATTTCTGACATGAACGCATCTAAAGAGTCCTGAGATGGTGACTCTGATAGAGCTTTGCCGGAGGCTTTCAATCTCTCAGAAATTTCAGAGAGTTTCTTTTCAGCATCATTTAACTTTGCAACCAATGATTCGAAGGTCTCTGGCTTCTCGGTTCAGACGCTTCTTTGCAACCAGGCCAGTCCGATCAAGAAATGTGTCATCATCACTATCATAAAAGTCTTCATCTTCCCAGTTCTTGGCTTTCCTTTTCCGAGATACTGCCTCCTGCCGCAGCAATCCCAAAGTATCAAGGATTCGACAAGCTTCCAGTGAGCACTGGATCATtgcctctttttcctttcctgagtGAATAGCCTCAGCCACTAGCTGTTTTCCAGTTGAATCATCCACAGGTAATCACCCTGCAAAGCCAAGTGCTTTGACCCTGTTCATCAAATTCATATTCTAATTCTTCTCCTTCTCAGTCAAAAAAACCTTGGAGAGCCTTTTTTGGATCCTTCATATAAAAGGCCTCTCTTTCCTGCTGAAACTCTAAGACAATGGGGTTCTCTTCAGCCTCATCCTCTACAGCATCTTCTCCCATTCCCCAAGTGCAGCCCATTTCATCATCTTGACTactagtatttctctttctttcagctGTATCCGTTTCCTCTTCTTCATCTGAGTCTTCTCCCAGAATCATCTtctccaacatcatttgttgCTGCTTGCGCAATTCCTTCAATTGCGTTACTGTCAACTCAGATTCTGcctctctgtcttcctctggtccctgaaaaagaaagagcagggTGCTGCCTCCAAAGCGAACATGCCCGACGTGGACCCGACAATAGGTGCGGTGGGGGATGTGGGTTTTGTTAAGAAAAGTGCCGTGGGTGCTTCCCAAATCGTAGAGGTAGAAGCCAGGCCCTTGGCCGTCGCATTCTGCCTCGGGACCGGACACCCTGTGCTGCAGCACAGCGTGGTAGCGAGACACCGAAGGAAGCTCCAGGCACACGTCGCAGCTAGCGAGCCTCCCAAAAAGACAGCAACTCATCCCTTTCAAACTCCGGGTGCCAAGGATGGTGCCGCCCTTCAGTGTCTCTAGGATGTAGGGGGCCGTGGCGGGGCCGCCCCACGGAGGCTCTCGGTAAGGGGGAGCCCGGGCCGGGCCGCCAGGGGAAAGGAGCCGCTGTGGGGGGCCGCGCCTGCTCCTCCGCTGGACCCCTAGTCTCCCCGCTGTACAGCAGGGCTGGCGGGACTTCAGGCTCCGCGGAATCGGAGTCCGGCAGCGCCGTGGTCCTTTCCTTATTTACCTCCTCAGGGTTTGAAGGATTGGTGGCCGGGGCTTTGCCCCGCACCGCCGGGGGCAAGGGCAGGCCTGGCTTCTTGAAGTCGCCATTGAGTTCCTGCGAAGCCAGCCGAAGTCCTGGTTCTTTAGGAGCTCTGTGTAATGGGGCTGGTGGGAGAGATGGGAGGTGGGGGACGTGAATGGGTGAATAATTGGCGTGTGATGCGTACTGTGGTGGGAAAAAGTGCTGTGGGAGTCAGAGGAGGGGATGACTGAGGGAGTTAGGGACCACTTAACAGAGACGGTGACGTTTGAACGAGGTTTTAGAACTACAGACTTTCTCCAGATTGAAAGGGGTAGGGAAGGCCCTCCAGACAGTGGAAAGCGTACTGAGGAAGAGAACTAGGAAAGTGTGCCCTCTGTGTGTGGCTGGAGCACACTTGGAGCTCTGCTCACAAGTTTCATGCTTTTAGACAAGGTTATTTAAGTTCCCTTAGCCTGTTTGCCTTTTGTAACGTGTACTTACTTCTGCAGAGGTTGATGAGATAAAGGCTGGAGCCTCTAAACAGGCACTTTACTAGTTTCCCTCTCTTTGTGGAATTCAGTTGCTGAATGGAGAACACAGACCATAGCTGTACGTTTTTAACTATGGAGTATCAATCTGTTGACATTTATAAATGGCTGAAGGGGCATGTTGTATCTCCAGAATTGTTATTTAGATACAATGCTGAAGAGCTGGATAGGTTGACATTGTTTTTGATCCCAGTACTTTAGCATAGCATGTCAGCGATAGTAAACCACGAGAAGGTGTcatttagaataaataaaatgcagtcaGCTTTCTCATTCAGAAATTGATCATCCATGTTGTGAATTACCCAGGCTTTGCATTGTTTCCTTTATCTTGCCCATGgcctggagaaaaatgaaattaaaccttGTATTTAGCTGGTAGTGGAAAAATATAAAGCTGGTAATCAGACCTCAGTTTCTCTTTCCAGCATTGCTGTTATTTTGCTATGGACCTTTGTCAAATCCTAGCCTTCCTGGGTCTTGGACTCTTTAGCAGACTcttgtataaaa
This region of Physeter macrocephalus isolate SW-GA chromosome 14, ASM283717v5, whole genome shotgun sequence genomic DNA includes:
- the LOC102991467 gene encoding LOW QUALITY PROTEIN: kanadaptin-like (The sequence of the model RefSeq protein was modified relative to this genomic sequence to represent the inferred CDS: inserted 5 bases in 3 codons; deleted 1 base in 1 codon; substituted 1 base at 1 genomic stop codon), translating into MKLHFFPPQYASHANYSPIHVPHLPSLPPAPLHRAPKEPGLRLASQELNGDFKKPGLPLPPAVRGKAPATNPSNPEEVNKERTTALPDSDSAEPEVPPALLYSGETRGPAEEQARPPTAAPSPGGPARAPPYREPPWGGPATAPYILETLKGGTILGTRSLKGMSCCLFGRLASCDVCLELPSVSRYHAVLQHRVSGPEAECDGQGPGFYLYDLGSTHGTFLNKTHIPHRTYCRVHVGHVRFGGSTLLFLFQGPEEDREAESELTVTQLKELRKQQQMMLEKMILGEDSDEEEETDTAERKRNTSSQDDEMGCTWGMGEDAVEDEAEENPIVLEFQQEREAFYMKDPKKALQGFFDXEGEELEYEFDEQGQSTWLCRVXLPVDDSTGKQLVAEAIHSGKEKEAMIQCSLEACRILDTLGLLRQEAVSRKRKAKNWEDEDFYDSDDDTFLDRTGLVAKKRLNXEKPETFESLVAKLNDAEKKLSEISERLKASGKALSESPSQDSLDAFMSEMKSGNALEWCVSXRKLHLRTSELRKEQQRLKGLIKIVKPAEIPELKKTESQATDGENKAKKLTLPLFGAMKGGSKFKLRSGTIGKLPPKCPELPPTLMRMKDEPIEEEEEEEEEEEQEEEEQEEKEKEEHEKEKMEAGSSRLQQEIEPEGAVQEAGPPTDFTCSKETKNHENMSQLGQVEQNKGYQEIRETAASCEERSASKNEYEKSRDELKKKQAPGLGKLPLTLSSNYPEDDPDDCVWVPPEGQSGDGRTHLNDKYGY